The window GTTTTGGCAATCATTATCCAAAACACGTGCATCATAGAGGTGCATCAATCCCAAAGAATAAGGTCAAATATAACTGCAAAGGAGGATGGAAATGGAGGGACACCACAAAGCCTAACCCAAATACACTTGTTGGTGCCATGGTTGCTGGTCCTGACAAACGTGATGGGTTTCACGATGTTCGCACCAATTATAACTACACTGAGCCAACTCTAGCTGGAAATGCAGGCTTGGTTGCGGCGCTCGTTGCTCTGTCTGGTGAAAATAGTGAAAAGGCAACTGGAATTGACAAGAACACCATATTCTCTGCTGTGCCTCCCATGTTTCCAActccaccaccacctccaGCACCTTGGAAACCTTGATCGTATAACTCATTCTTCTGGAAGCATGTCACGTAAGTTGCAGAAATGCTGTTGGTTGTGGTCGGATTTTGAAACGTCTGTCGAAGTGAAACTGAGGACTTTAGTGCAAGAATGTAAAACAATATTGCTTGGCAGAGAAACCACAAGCCAAATGATTGAGATAACTATAAGGATTTTGGCTTTAGGGAGGAGATGGTGTTTTTGATACCTGTTTTAATCCATTAATTCTGCAACTcttgttttggagtttgtgatATAGTTAGTACATAATGTATTctttaaacacaaaaaaagtTGTAGAGGTGAAAATGTTTGACAATAAGTTGACATGGTTTCTTTGCAGGTTAagtgttttcttctcttataATTTCCTTGTTCTGATCAAATTTCTGAATATTTTACATGAATGTGTCACAATTTCCCTTGTATCACTCATAACAAGGTGAAGAAACTAGAGCAGCCTTCATTCTGAGCCACACGTAGGCTTAAAAAGAGAACATTTGGAAATTGAGGCAAGGGAAAATGAAGTTTGATAGTATAGTTAAGGGCGATTGTAGGTTATAGTACATTCCGTGGTCATTCACTTACAATAAGTGAAGATGCCCAAAGTGAGAAGGCGctcaaaaattatattcaaactaaaagttaattaaattgcATCATGACACGAGGGAGGGCGCCTTGAGCTTGAGCTTGAGCTTGCAGCCGAAGGTGGGTAAACAATGTACTATAGACAAGCATAGCCACAATATCCACCCTAGTTAGTTGAAATCCTCGTTGATTGATGCAAGAAATAGATCAATATTCTGACTAAAAAGCCTCCACGCTTTCCTTCATCACCCTCTAAACTGATCGCTTGGTTTAGGAGCCCTTTCCACTTTATCAAGTATTCCAGCAACTCTTATTTTGTGGGTAATCTCAGCTACAACCTCTTCTACCGCTCTATCTTCCTTCATCACATTGATTGGAGATCTGCACACCCCATCTTCTAAGTCAGGATGGTAAGGTTTCATATAAACGAACATAGACAACCAACGTATCCTCCCATTGTCATTTGGCTAGacttaatgaaaatattgtaaatcTTCCCTAGTTTCTCGATGAATTCTATATCAAACTGCACATGGTTCtaataatgaatatttttctccTAAATTTGCAGGTTGCTAAGAATACACGGTATAACTGTATGTCTGTAGTTGTTCTTAGACTTAGAACCCTGTacgatttatttttaactcaCTTAATTTGTCATCAAGATTCACTGTGTAGTAACAGTTAATTGAAGGTGGTTCTATTTCTCTTTACAAGAATTTTACTCtgtttctttgttctttgcAGAGAAAGAACGTGGGTTCTTATAGGGTCCAATGACAACCCCCAAGCCcatactttatattttgaaaaagttcaCACCCCTTAAAGAAATGGTCTCGGTGCTGATAGTACAAATTCATGAATTAAATACACAATTTCAAAGTCAGCTGACAGCTACCGTATGTAGTACTTTAGAAATAAATCATCCCAAAATTCCTTTTCCCCCCTCTTCCTCTCAAATCAACCAGACTCACAAACCCATTTCCATTACATGAACCCTATTCTTCAACATTCTAAAGATTCGTTGGGGatggaaaaaggaaaggaataGGGGAAACAGTTTGTAGGGTAAGTAAATTTAAGCCTAAGAGCCTGAAAACCTTTACATACAACTAAATTCAGTAGAAGTGTTCAGAATACTTTGggttaattgttaattttggAGAAACTAACCTACATCTAATCCAAGTGAGTCCACCAACAGATAGTAAACCAAACTACTTGTACCTTTCATGTGAAAGATTCTCCACCTCAAAACAGCCAGGGTGGGAGACCGAATACTTTCTATCATCTTCTGCCATTTGAAGGCTGTTCAGCATCCTTTTTGCATAAACAGTGAAAATAACAATAGTGATGATGGCGATGATAAAGGAGATGACGTTATACACAATCTCAACAGTTGTCAGATGCTGTTTTCCATATTGTACATCTGCTAGTGTCCTCATTAGCCGACCACTGCATAAAAGTAAAGCCTATTTAGCATATGTTAACGAGTGCAAAGAACACTGCAGAAATAAGCATCCGATTATGCAAAACAAGATTACATTTATTTGCCCAGATTCACACAAGTATATGACATTGAGAAATTGGGAATATTAACACTAAAACAAAAGTTGACATTGTTCACagttattttttactttaataatgaaaacatcctgtgataaaaaaaatgtacaagatCAACTGCATCACTCATGTCTGAGATAACTGAGGATTAAAGAAGATCCTTTGACATAAATGATGAGAATGGAATAGATAGCTTACGCATATTATCACCTTAAACATTCTAACTATagcaatatataaataatctCAATAGATTATTCCTGTTTCATATGAATAATCTAAGCAATTTGAGATGCTTTCTAGTTTTGTATGGTAAAACAGATCCACAATTCTTGAAAGAACGTGTAAATATAAACATGATGGCTTATTTTCTATATGAATATGCATGCAAACAAATTAACTTCTTCTCCATTCTCGGGTAAGTCATCCAaggaattaagaaagaaacctgtaaatgtaaatgaaaGCCTCAGGTATCATTCCTGCAATTGACCCGCACAAGTAGGGCCAAAACCTCATACTTGTTACGACAAttgcataattgaaaatagtGTAGGGAAATGGTGAAACCCTAAAGAGTGCAACAACTTGAAACTGACGAAACCAGCTCCCTTCCCCAGCAAGCCGGAGCATTTCAGCTTTCTTAGGCCATCTCATTAACCATTGCTGCACAATAACGAATTAACAAAGATCAGGAAACCAAATGAAAGATTATAGAAATAAAGCATGGCTCCAGTTGAAAGATTACAAAGTATGGCTCCAGTTGTCCACCAggataatttgaaaaaaaaaaaaaaactgatagAAGTCTTACATGAATTCGATCACGGAAAAGTAATCCAATTAAATATGGCAGGACCATCCCAATAGTTGTTCCAACCATTATTATAACGAACCCAAGGCCATAGCCAAAGATCATACCCGCCAACCACATTGAAGGGCCAGAGGGAATAAAAAATACGGGAAATAATGCCAGAGAAGCCACAAGCATTAGTGCAAGCATAGGTCTACCAAAGGCAGTAGCTTCCCACTTCATGATTGGGATGATAACCTGAAATGAACCCagtgattaaaaaaaaaaggtcaaatAAATCATAGGAAGAACAGAcgttagagagagagattcaATTGGCAGAAATCACTAAAAACACCATAAAAAGGCCATGCATATTCTGGACAAGTGAACAAAATCATACagtaaaattcaaaactcatTACAATATACCGTTTAGCTGATTATATCTTCACTAcattaaaatgtttgttttgtcACATAATTTTGGTCATGCCTCTGCAATCAGAATAGTTTGAGCTCTAGAGACCTCGGTTGAACAAGTACCGAAGTTCTCCCAATAATACACACAATAATCACGATGAAATCCCATTTCGAAGTATATGAATTTTGCACCTACAAACAATACTAAAGAACCCCCAAGCACAAAATCCTCTTCAACAATGAAATAGACCATCCTTGTTGTATAGGCATATTTTACAACACTCTTgcttattacttttttattcaaatcaaaatggtGCCGTATCAACAGTAGTTTGGAAGCAACAACTCGTTTTCAGCCAATCTGGCATAGTGCAGAAAGCAATTCATGTAATATTACTGTTGGtgatatattaaatttgccttcaaccactagcttaagcttttgggtgaattggtggtttaataattacatttctttttaaaaaggaaaagaaagatgtTTATAAGAGGGGAAAACGACCTCATCCTCCCAGTCCTACCCTCCAAAAGtcaaaaagattaaaatcaGCTCTACAAATTTGCATTCTTTAAGATGATTTGATGCTTTAGAGCTAAGGTAATCAAATACTAATTACTTTCTATTTCCAGTAAGAATGCTCTTATCACGAACCAACATTAAgatttgcaaatatgacaatggttatatatatcaaGTTGCAGATATggttattttatattcaagCAAACTTAGTTGCACAAGTTTGCAAGTATATCAAACATTATGAGAACAAAGCGGGAAATCTAAATACAAGTAACAGGGACAGATTAAACCAACTGCAGTTCAACTGAAATATAGGATATAAACAGGAAAAAAGGCTATGTAAATTAAGGGGAACTACCTTCTCAAAAAGAAAGGGCACTCCCCACTTGAAGAAAGCAAGAAGAAATACAATACTAATAATGCTCCATAGTGAGACTTTGATCCACCACTTCAAAGAAAATGTGTTTTCTGATTTTTCTTGAGGCTGTAGAATCTCTAATTCCAAAGGAATTGTTTCATTGGCAATGACCAGCCTTACATATTCATTGTTCTCACTTGTTTCATGCCTCCTACTTCCATTTTCACCTAGTTCTTCCGTTGATTTGAGCATGTTGATCAACAACCTGGAGCCTAAGACAGCATAAGcagcaatttttaaaataataattcaggGTATACAGGAGCATCAGCAGATTTAACGTAGTAGTAAACCATCTCTAAATTGACGACTTTCATCACAAAATTTCTCTAATATTTCATCCTACCACGTAATCAAACATACACATAGCAGCCATGACTGTGGTACAAACGTTTGAATTACCgattcaaaaaaaaagaaaaaaactattcccaatgatattataaacaaatatggCGGAATTTGAAGCTATTATTTTGTAAGGCAAAGCTCATTTGACTACAAACAGAAGTAATCCAGAAAGAATAAAAGTGGTCACTGAAACTTTTATGCTCAACAGGTAGAATCAAGTTCTCAAGCATGCATGTCACTCAACAAATCAACGTCCCAAGATTTTGAAGCAACATAAAGATGAAGGAGctggaagaaagaaatatactTCAAACTATTTACTCCCATAAAGACAACacaaaagaggaagatgaCATGCAAAAGTGAACACAGCCATGAAACAACCCAAAAGCGTCCCCTCCAAGAAATTCTCTTAGCTTGGTGAGAAGCAGCAGGGTAATTACAAATTAGTAAAgtcggaaaaaaaaaagtaaaattaagcATCACAGATCAAAAGACAatagaaatcaaagaaaaggGGGTAAGGGGAATCAAGAGAAGAAGACGAAAAACTAGGGTTTGGAGATATGATCGAGTAGTactggaaaagaaaaaataaataaaaagaaaaaaataaaaagaaggtGAGCAACAAATTACAGATACCCACCAGTTATGGAAGAGTTAAAAGAAGTTGTGGAGGATTGAGGAGAAGGTGAAAAGAATCAAAGAGAGGGTTGGTCGGAAGTCGGTCGAAAAGGGTGGCGACCCACCGGAGAGGGGAGGAGGAAAAGGAAGAgcagggagagagagagagagagagagaagttgGGAAATGGGCGATTGCTTTGCTTACAAGAATGTGTTTGCTGATTAagaatgaataagaaaaagaaaaaaggaaagaaagaaggaattGAAAGCAAGAAGTTGAAAGtagagaaataataaaaaggaaaaatgagaaattgatTCTGTTGCGCTACACCGCTCAATGCTGTGCGTTCGTACTTCCATGGAAGATTCCCCACAAAAATaccttttcctcttcttttctttcttttttatttttcaatttggcTTTCGTATgaaatgattttcattttcttttttttgaaggCCAACGTTTCTTCTCTCCACATTTTAGtggtttattatattattattattatttctatttctatttctttttgaaaaaaaaaagaaatagaaaattagtGGCTTCCCAGCTACTTGGAAtgttctgaattttttttttaaaaaacaaaattaataaaaatattaagattttatattaaatgttGTATACTTCTTGACATTCGGACGTAGTAACAACCATTATTCGAAAACTTTTGCTCGCACAATCGAGGTGACTTATAATAGTATAGagattataatagtttatgtttaGGGTGATGACTATTAAAGTGTGCTTGGGTAGGAAAAGGGTTATTTGTCTGTTCCTCCTTAATTCATTCCATCCTTCCTTGTCTCATccttatttataattaatcaatttaagtttaaatactatttcatctttttttcttcgttAATTTCTATACTTATACATTTTGTTAATTGTAATCTTTTTATCAAAAGCtgtttttaagttataaatttggtataattatgttaatttaaaattttaatttcttcctttactCTTAAATTAGGTAATTTAGTGTGATTATACCGCTtgaccaatatatatatatattttttgcttttgcATTACGAAAACTAGGacgatttggtaaattaaatatatataaaatttgtatattaaatttagaatatgaatttttaaaaattaacaatttaatcacAAGTAACAATTAcgtaaaaaatgttgaaaacgGATGtcgtatttaaagaaattactaCAAATTGTTTTACGAAAACTATGacgatttaattaaataaacgaaatttgtgtatttgaGTTAtgatataaacttttaaaaaataataataatttttgctCGTGCATGTGTTCCATGTAATTGACTTTAGTTTATAACTCTCTTCCTAGAAACTACCTTGTTCTTCGTTCCTAGAAATTATGGTGCTAGTTATtggtttaaataaattgttaaatatacCCAATTCTATTactttttgaagaaattactAGAAATTGTTTTACGAAAATTAGGATGATTTGGtaacttaaatatatatatataatttatgtattgGAGTTAAAATacgaatttaaaataataataataatttattgacaCGAAATGCTGGCataaaaaacattgaaaatgaatatcgtatttaagaaaactaattGAACTTGTTTTACGAAAATATAACCATtcggtaaattaaatatatgaatattagtgtattggatttagaatactaattttaaaaaataataatttttataatattttccaTGTAATCATTCTCCCAGacaaatattatcataacactacctattataatcattttactaaacacatattatcataacaccaCCATACATAATCCTTCCCTCAAACACATTATTACAACACTACTAAAAATAAGTCTTTGTTTGAGGTTAGTCTGTGTTATTATAAACTATGTTTGGGGTGAAGATTATTATAACGTGTTATTATAAGCTGTGTTTGGAGTggataatattataatatgagtttttcacttctttttttcttttctacatatatactatacatgaaatacacatttttcttcaactgattttattaaatcatGTTAATTAAGACGTTCATTTCAGAAATTTAGCTTGAATCTTGGTTTTTCACTATGACCCATCACTGGTCTATTTTCTCAGTTTTTTCTTCCCCTTCTATCGCTTCTCTATTACCtatgtttcttcttctccttttatcatttttttattatctcacTGTTTAACCTGTTGATTATCTCGTTTAAAAGAATTGCACTACACATTAAGTAAATTgataataacaaaacattaatGGTTTTCATCCAAAGACAATGACATAtttgaactatttttaaaGGTTTAAGGACAATTTTTAACTTGAAAAATTTTAGGTATTTTTAACACAAAGCTCAAAGTTTAAGGACATTTCGTATAAGTAAGTTGATTcgtatttgtttaaaaaatacctctttcctttttaaaaatggcaATATTACACTTCAACTCCCACAAAGTTTTCAAACTATTGTTAgactacaaatattttaaacttttatacgAAAGCTACTATGATTCGATccaaaataaacatttgaatCATCAATATGTTTTAGGTCATCGTCACACTATTTCAAAAAGGAA of the Cucumis sativus cultivar 9930 chromosome 3, Cucumber_9930_V3, whole genome shotgun sequence genome contains:
- the LOC101213801 gene encoding uncharacterized protein LOC101213801 — its product is MLKSTEELGENGSRRHETSENNEYVRLVIANETIPLELEILQPQEKSENTFSLKWWIKVSLWSIISIVFLLAFFKWGVPFLFEKVIIPIMKWEATAFGRPMLALMLVASLALFPVFFIPSGPSMWLAGMIFGYGLGFVIIMVGTTIGMVLPYLIGLLFRDRIHQWLMRWPKKAEMLRLAGEGSWFRQFQVVALFRVSPFPYTIFNYAIVVTSMRFWPYLCGSIAGMIPEAFIYIYSGRLMRTLADVQYGKQHLTTVEIVYNVISFIIAIITIVIFTVYAKRMLNSLQMAEDDRKYSVSHPGCFEVENLSHERSPINVMKEDRAVEEVVAEITHKIRVAGILDKVERAPKPSDQFRG